One Panicum virgatum strain AP13 chromosome 3N, P.virgatum_v5, whole genome shotgun sequence DNA segment encodes these proteins:
- the LOC120667404 gene encoding ALA-interacting subunit 1-like codes for MSVSGSETDSVASRRSKKPKYSKFTQQELPACKPLLTPGIVIGAFSLIGIVFVPIGLASLSASQDIVELIDRYDAECVSANDKVGFIQDTKTDKACTRKITVPKPMKGPIHIYYQLENFYQNHRRYVKSRNDKQLRLKEAASMITNCEPEATSQDGAPIVPCGLIAWSLFNDTYSFSLNKKAVEVNKKNIAWDSDKNTKFGSDVFPSNFQKGGLIGGAKLNEKLPLSQQEDLIVWMRTAALPTFRKLYGRIETDIMASDEITVVIQNNYNTYSFGGTKALVLSTTSWIGGRNNFIGVAYVAIGGICLLLAMGFVVLYVLKPRTLGDPSYLSWNKENPYNSN; via the exons ATGAGTGTGTCAGGATCGGAGACCGATTCCGTGGCCTCACGGCGGTCCAAGAAGCCCAAGT ATTCCAAGTTTACACAGCAGGAGCTTCCGGCATGCAAGCCACTCTTGACTCCCGGAATT GTCATTGGCGCTTTCTCGCTCATTGGCATCGTCTTCGTCCCGATCGGTCTCGCTTCGCTGTCTGCATCACAGGAC ATTGTTGAGTTGATAGATCGATACGATGCCGAGTGCGTATCTGCAAACGACAAGGTCGGGTTCATCCAGGATACCAAGACCGACAAAGCGTGCACAAGGAAGATCACT GTGCCAAAACCAATGAAAGGGCCGATACACATATACTACCAGCTTGAAAACTTCTATCAGAATCATCGCCG GTATGTCAAGAGCCGAAACGACAAACAATTGCGGCTGAAAGAAGCAGCGAGTATGATAACAAACTGTGAGCCTGAAGCCACTAGCCAAGACGGCGCTCCGATTGTGCCCTGCGGCCTCATTGCTTGGAGCTTGTTCAACGACACCTACTCATTTTCTCTCAACAAGAAGGCCGTCGaagtgaacaagaagaacaTAGCCTGGGACAGCGACAAGAACACAAAGTTTGGCAGCGACGTTTTCCCCAGCAATTTCCAGAAAGGCGGCCTGATCGGTGGTGCTAAGCTCAATGAGAAACTACCG ttgaGTCAGCAGGAGGACCTCATTGTCTGGATGAGAACCGCCGCCCTCCCAACATTCAGGAAGCTCTACGGGCGAATCGAGACGGACATCATGGCGAGCGACGAGATCACGGTGGTGATCCAGAACAACTACAACACGTACAGCTTCGGGGGCACCAAGGCGCTGGTCCTGTCCACCACATCCTGGATCGGCGGCAGGAACAACTTCATCGGCGTGGCGTACGTGGCCATCGGCGGCATCTGCCTCCTGCTCGCCATGGGCTTCGTCGTGCTCTACGTGCTTAAGCCGAG GACCCTTGGAGACCCCTCGTACTTGTCATGGAACAAAGAAAACCCATACAACTCAAACTGA
- the LOC120664841 gene encoding chaperone protein dnaJ C76, chloroplastic-like has translation MAPPLLSPPLLPDSLATLPRSFPCSRPTRQLATVGFAGAVRSDRQGSWSVRRRGSLRIRATAAEADHERPEEDVADDYYSVLGVMPDATPEEIKKAYYSCMKACHPDLSGDDPDVTNFCMFINEVYSVLSDPAQRAVYDEIHGYTATAINPFFDDSAPKDQVFVDEFTCIGCKNCANICPNVFQIEEDFGRSRVYSQSGSTELIQDAIDSCPVDCIHWTSAAQLSLLENEMRRVERVNVGLMLAGMGASVDVFRMASARWEKRQAKVLEKVRTQMVNQENSDTGRFWSDVWGSPPRDQNNEEEASERAKRVAAAARRWREYSRRGADRPPTYKLPEAVGNKD, from the exons ATggctcctcccctcctctcgccgccgctgctccccgaCTCGCTCGCGACACTGCCGCGGTCTTTCCCCTGCTCCCGCCCCACGCGGCAGCTGGCCACCGTCGGGTTCGCCGGAGCCGTAAGGAGCGACCGCCAGGGGAGTTGGAGTGTGCGGAGGAGGGGGAGCCTCAGGATCCGAGCCACTGCGGCGGAAGCGGATCACGAGAGGCCGGAGGAGGATGTCGCCGACGATTACTATTCCGTTCTGGGTGTG ATGCCAGATGCAACACCTGAGGAAATCAAGAAGGCATACTACAGTTGCATGAAAGCGTGCCACCCCGATCTTAGTGGGGACGACCCTGATGTGACCAACTTCTGTATGTTCATCAACGAGGTTTATTCG GTGCTGAGCGATCCAGCACAACGAGCAGTGTATGATGAGATCCATGGGTACACAGCGACAGCAATAAACCCTTTCTTTGATGACAGTGCACCCAAGGATCAAGTGTTTGTTGATGAGTTTACCTGCATTG GATGTAAAAACTGTGCCAATATCTGCCCTAACGTCTTTCAAATTGAGGAAGATTTTGGGAGATCAAGGGTCTACTCCCAGTCGGGTAGTACTGAACTAATCCAGGATGCCATTGATAGTTG CCCTGTCGATTGTATCCACTGGACTTCTGCAGCACAACTGTCACTCCTTGAGAATGAGATGCGCAGAGTAGAGAGAGTGAAT GTTGGTTTGATGCTTGCTGGTATGGGAGCTTCAGTCGATGTTTTTCGAATG GCAAGTGCTCGTTGGGAAAAGAGGCAAGCAAAAGTCTTG GAAAAAGTCAGAACACAGATGGTGAACCAAGAGAATTCAGACACAGGCAGGTTTTGGAGCGATGTCTGGGGATCCCCACCACGAGATCAAAACAATG AGGAAGAAGCATCGGAGAGAGCCAAGAGAGTGGCGGCTGCTGCCAGACGGTGGCGAGAATACTCAAGGCGAGGCGCAGACAGGCCTCCGACATACAAGCTTCCAGAGGCAGTGGGCAACAAAGATTAG